One Leptolyngbya sp. 'hensonii' genomic window carries:
- a CDS encoding CHAT domain-containing protein, giving the protein MKFIQPLCRALPLLLWLTVASLAPARSQSIIPASDGTQTIVTPNGNILNISGGQLSGDGANLFHSFTQFGLSSQQIANFLSIPGIQNILARVVGGDPSVINGLIQVTGSNANLYLMNPAGIVFGPTASLNVPAAFTATTANRIGFSNGGQFNTVGPNSYATLTGLPQDFTFTALQPGAIVNAGQLTVGQGQAVTLLGGVVINTGTIAAPGGQITIAAVPGQKLVRVSQSGSLLSLDLPVGSGQTGSSPIQPLNLPALLTSPGVTGATGVVVENGEVKLTSANTVIPTNPGTAIVSGTLTTASSTAVSEIKVLGSRVGLFAATLNASGPSGGTILVGGDYQGQGTVPNAQITYVSPDSVIQADAIGQGNGGKVVVWADQSTVFQGNISVQGGKTGGNGGVVEVSGKQNLGFTGQVNTAAPQGQTGTLLLDPDNVQVISSAGPQDIQFFTSGGKILAGDAPATFVISSTALSAFLGTIIVQATNDISFDPGITVNFTSMGFFPDITFTADADNNGVGTFTLPASSSLNTNGRSILISGAQLNALGPITTNANFTDSGNVNLSAQGTLVTGLINASSNFNGGNVTLSSATGAIQISSISTVSFSVVGENSGSVSVTAQGPITSGAIITNSSGAQAGDVTLVSTLGNIEVTFINTESPSDGQGGNVTITTPSFFKATGTFTASNGLTASISTIGFTSNGTITITHGGNGLLPFTIGDASQNGTAGVITNGTDTLSIGESFPLSTTRGTIRLITGSISEFYQERRGGLPSMEEGKLEIKPACGLSGAGSSFTALEQQFTAAYERYLGGGGSGSGSADSACAALSSVAEATGVKPALIYVSFVPMGDITKTTGKRLSGSETVLWQFTDQGLGAVAQAQTGQKKPQDSDQLVLVLVTPSGLSQQRLPVSRVKVLQMARQLRASASNPNDEGYLAPGQQLYQWLVAPLEPVLKQQKIGNLVFLMDTGLRTLPIAALHDGKGFIVEKYSVGLMPSISLTDTRRVSIQNARVLAMGASTFRDQTALPAVPVELETITQRLRSGKAFLNQNFTVSQLKIQRRQDPVTILHLATHGEFRAGSAANSYIQFWDRKLGLDEIRQLGLNNPIVELLVLSACRTAVGSDEAELGFGGLAVQAGVKTVLASLWYVSDEGTLGLMTQFYESLNTAPMKAEALRQAQVAMLQGKIRLEPGTIIVPGRIGSVPLPPALQGSEGRSLTHPYYWAAFTMIGNPW; this is encoded by the coding sequence ATGAAGTTTATCCAGCCCCTTTGTCGAGCACTCCCCCTGCTCCTATGGCTCACTGTTGCGTCGTTGGCACCTGCCCGGAGCCAGTCGATCATTCCAGCTAGTGACGGCACCCAGACGATCGTCACCCCCAATGGCAATATCCTCAATATCAGCGGGGGGCAGCTTTCTGGGGATGGCGCTAACCTGTTTCACAGCTTTACCCAGTTTGGCCTCAGTTCCCAGCAAATTGCTAACTTCCTCTCTATTCCTGGGATTCAGAACATTCTGGCCCGTGTGGTCGGAGGAGACCCATCCGTAATCAATGGGTTGATTCAGGTAACGGGCAGCAATGCCAACCTGTACCTGATGAATCCGGCAGGGATTGTCTTCGGTCCCACGGCCAGTCTGAATGTGCCTGCAGCTTTCACCGCAACAACYGCCAAYCGCATTGGCTTTAGTAATGGAGGGCAATTCAATACTGTCGGTCCCAACAGCTACGCAACACTCACGGGACTGCCTCAGGACTTCACCTTCACCGCCCTGCAACCGGGAGCGATCGTCAATGCCGGTCAACTCACAGTGGGGCAGGGCCAGGCAGTGACCCTGTTGGGGGGGGTGGTGATYAACACSGGTACGATCGCGGCACCGGGAGGACAGATCACGATCGCGGCAGTTCCAGGTCAGAAGCTGGTGCGGGTTTCTCAGTCAGGCAGTTTGCTGAGTCTGGATTTGCCGGTAGGCAGTGGACAGACCGGAAGTAGCCCCATCCAACCTCTGAACCTGCCTGCCTTGCTGACCAGTCCGGGGGTGACGGGGGCCACGGGGGTGGTGGTGGAGAACGGGGAGGTGAAGCTGACCAGTGCCAACACGGTGATTCCCACTAACCCCGGCACTGCGATCGTTTCGGGTACCCTGACCACTGCATCTTCTACGGCGGTTTCTGAGATTAAAGTTTTGGGTAGTCGAGTTGGTCTGTTTGCAGCGACTCTGAATGCCTCCGGTCCCAGTGGGGGAACTATCCTGGTGGGTGGGGATTACCAGGGCCAGGGCACCGTCCCCAATGCCCAGATTACCTATGTCAGCCCTGATTCGGTGATTCAAGCGGATGCGATCGGCCAGGGGAATGGGGGCAAGGTGGTTGTCTGGGCCGATCAGAGTACAGTCTTTCAGGGCAATATCAGTGTCCAGGGAGGAAAAACAGGGGGCAATGGGGGCGTTGTGGAAGTCTCTGGGAAACAAAACCTGGGCTTCACAGGGCAGGTGAATACAGCAGCACCCCAGGGGCAAACTGGCACCCTCCTGCTGGACCCGGATAACGTTCAGGTAATTTCCAGCGCTGGTCCTCAAGACATTCAGTTTTTTACCAGTGGTGGCAAAATCCTGGCTGGGGATGCACCTGCAACCTTTGTCATTTCCAGCACAGCACTGAGTGCCTTTTTAGGCACCATTATTGTCCAGGCAACTAATGACATTAGCTTCGACCCTGGTATCACCGTAAACTTCACGTCCATGGGTTTTTTCCCTGACATCACTTTTACTGCTGATGCGGATAACAATGGAGTTGGCACCTTTACCCTACCTGCCAGTTCTTCACTCAACACCAATGGCCGATCGATTTTGATCTCAGGGGCCCAGCTCAATGCCTTAGGGCCCATTACCACCAATGCAAACTTTACGGACTCTGGAAATGTCAATCTGTCGGCACAGGGAACGCTCGTCACCGGCCTGATCAATGCTAGTAGTAATTTTAATGGCGGGAATGTCACCCTGAGTTCCGCCACTGGAGCGATCCAGATCAGTAGTATCTCGACCGTTTCATTTTCTGTTGTAGGAGAAAATAGTGGCTCTGTGAGTGTGACCGCTCAGGGGCCAATCACGAGCGGGGCGATCATCACCAATAGTTCTGGGGCACAGGCCGGGGATGTCACCCTGGTTTCAACCCTGGGGAATATCGAGGTCACTTTCATCAATACGGAATCCCCTAGTGATGGCCAGGGGGGCAATGTCACGATCACTACCCCCAGTTTCTTCAAGGCAACAGGGACCTTCACGGCTAGCAATGGTCTGACCGCCAGCATTTCCACGATCGGGTTTACCAGCAACGGAACGATTACCATTACCCATGGGGGGAATGGGCTGCTTCCCTTCACAATTGGCGATGCCTCCCAGAATGGCACTGCCGGTGTGATCACCAATGGAACGGATACCCTGTCGATCGGAGAATCCTTCCCGCTCTCTACAACGCGGGGCACCATTCGCCTGATTACGGGTTCGATTTCAGAGTTCTATCAGGAGCGCCGGGGTGGCCTTCCGTCAATGGAGGAAGGCAAGTTGGAGATTAAACCGGCCTGTGGGCTTTCTGGGGCTGGGTCCAGCTTTACAGCTCTGGAGCAGCAATTTACGGCGGCTTATGAGCGCTATCTGGGAGGGGGCGGCAGTGGGAGTGGAAGTGCGGATAGTGCCTGTGCTGCCCTCTCCAGTGTGGCGGAAGCAACCGGAGTCAAGCCAGCCCTGATTTACGTCAGCTTTGTCCCGATGGGAGACATCACCAAGACAACGGGCAAGAGGTTGTCAGGTTCGGAGACTGTCCTTTGGCAATTTACAGATCAGGGATTGGGGGCTGTTGCTCAGGCACAGACCGGTCAGAAAAAGCCCCAGGACAGTGATCAACTGGTGCTGGTGCTCGTGACTCCCTCTGGGCTGAGTCAGCAGCGCCTGCCGGTAAGTCGAGTCAAGGTGTTGCAGATGGCTCGACAACTGCGGGCCAGTGCCAGCAATCCCAATGATGAGGGCTATCTGGCTCCGGGGCAACAGCTTTACCAGTGGCTGGTTGCCCCCCTGGAACCTGTGCTGAAACAGCAAAAAATTGGGAATCTGGTGTTCTTGATGGATACGGGTTTGCGGACGCTGCCGATTGCAGCCTTGCATGATGGCAAGGGCTTTATCGTCGAGAAATACAGTGTCGGTCTGATGCCCAGTATCAGCCTCACGGACACTCGTCGGGTCAGCATCCAAAATGCCAGGGTTTTAGCAATGGGAGCCTCGACCTTCAGAGATCAAACTGCGCTTCCAGCAGTCCCAGTGGAACTGGAAACCATTACTCAACGGCTCCGTTCTGGCAAGGCATTTTTGAACCAGAATTTTACCGTCAGTCAGCTTAAGATTCAACGCCGACAAGATCCGGTGACGATTCTCCATTTGGCCACCCATGGGGAGTTTCGCGCCGGTTCTGCCGCTAACTCCTATATTCAGTTCTGGGACCGGAAACTGGGGCTGGATGAAATCCGCCAGTTGGGGCTGAATAACCCGATCGTCGAACTGCTGGTGCTGAGTGCCTGCCGGACTGCCGTGGGCAGCGACGAGGCCGAACTGGGCTTTGGTGGGCTGGCGGTACAGGCGGGAGTGAAAACCGTGCTGGCCAGTCTCTGGTATGTCAGTGATGAAGGTACCCTGGGGCTGATGACCCAGTTCTACGAGAGCTTGAATACGGCTCCCATGAAAGCAGAGGCCCTGCGACAGGCCCAGGTGGCCATGTTACAGGGCAAAATTCGACTGGAGCCGGGAACAATTATCGTGCCTGGGCGGATTGGGTCTGTACCCTTACCCCCAGCCTTGCAGGGGTCAGAGGGCCGATCGCTCACCCACCCCTACTACTGGGCTGCTTTCACGATGATCGGTAATCCCTGGTAA
- a CDS encoding argininosuccinate synthase, whose product MGRAKKVVLAYSGGVDTSVCIPYLKQEWGVEEVITLAADLGQGDELEPVREKALKSGASISLVADAQESFVTDYAFPALKANALYENRYPLSTALARPLIAKLLVEAAVEYGADAVAHGCTGKGNDQVRFDVSIAALNPDLKVLAPAREWGMSREQTIAYGEQFGIPAPVKKSSPYSIDRNLLGRSIEAGPLEDPWTEPLEEIYQMTKAIADTPDTPAYVEIGFEQGIPVSLDDQVLAPVALVTALNERVGQHGIGRIDMVENRLVGIKSREIYEVPALSVLIQAHRDLESLTLTADVTHYKRGIEETYSQMIYNGLWYSPLKAALDAFVNETQKRVSGVVRVKLFKGVATIVGRKSDKTLYTPDLATYGADDQFDHKAAEGFIYIWGLPTRVWSQRTRE is encoded by the coding sequence ATGGGTCGCGCCAAGAAAGTTGTGTTGGCATACTCCGGTGGGGTAGATACGTCAGTTTGTATTCCTTACCTGAAGCAGGAATGGGGGGTAGAAGAGGTCATTACCCTGGCTGCCGATTTGGGGCAAGGAGATGAGCTGGAACCCGTGCGAGAAAAGGCCCTCAAGTCAGGGGCATCGATTTCTCTCGTGGCCGATGCACAGGAAAGCTTTGTAACGGATTATGCCTTCCCGGCTCTCAAGGCCAATGCCCTCTATGAAAATCGCTATCCCCTATCCACGGCCCTGGCCCGGCCCCTGATTGCCAAACTTCTGGTGGAAGCTGCCGTTGAATACGGAGCAGATGCCGTGGCCCATGGTTGCACGGGGAAAGGCAATGATCAGGTTCGCTTTGATGTGTCGATCGCAGCCCTCAATCCCGATCTGAAGGTGCTGGCTCCCGCACGGGAATGGGGCATGAGTCGGGAGCAAACGATCGCTTATGGGGAACAGTTTGGAATTCCCGCACCGGTAAAAAAATCCTCTCCCTATAGTATTGACCGGAACCTGCTGGGTCGCAGTATTGAGGCAGGTCCCCTGGAAGATCCATGGACAGAGCCTCTGGAAGAGATCTACCAGATGACAAAGGCGATCGCCGATACGCCGGATACGCCAGCCTATGTGGAGATCGGGTTTGAGCAAGGGATTCCTGTTTCCCTGGATGATCAGGTTCTGGCTCCGGTGGCCCTGGTCACGGCCCTAAACGAGCGGGTAGGCCAGCATGGGATTGGCCGCATCGACATGGTGGAAAACCGGCTGGTGGGCATCAAATCCCGCGAGATTTATGAAGTACCAGCTCTATCGGTGCTGATCCAGGCCCATCGCGATCTGGAAAGTTTAACCCTGACGGCAGATGTGACCCATTACAAGCGGGGCATCGAGGAAACCTACAGCCAGATGATCTACAACGGCCTCTGGTACAGTCCTTTGAAAGCGGCCCTGGATGCTTTCGTTAACGAAACCCAGAAGCGGGTCTCTGGTGTGGTGCGGGTGAAACTGTTCAAGGGCGTGGCGACGATCGTGGGTCGGAAGTCTGACAAAACCCTCTATACGCCTGACTTAGCCACCTATGGAGCGGATGACCAGTTTGATCACAAGGCTGCTGAAGGCTTCATCTACATCTGGGGGCTGCCCACCCGCGTCTGGTCCCAACGAACCAGGGAATAG
- a CDS encoding DUF1565 domain-containing protein: protein MTCSHLKRPQSWPSDTLPWWLLPALILQGTGLTGASLFTFTLLMGYGGGAIAQPSSPMLIAQSFSVRQSSSTITLVYVNSTSGSDVTGNGSEQLPFKTITHALRLARPNSVILLASGFYSVETGEKFPLELKPGVTIQGDPRLHGRGTLIYGGGNYTSPTLGNQNITLLGVNGAGLTGVTVTNPNTSGYGLWIESASPIIVDNTFMGNKRDGISIAGQSAPVIQGNHFYQNGAQGITLQSNTPAALRSGNVAPTPSPGALQPQAVQVSVSPASLQVRTPKPQGVGNSSSPNEIKATSFPVPTMLSGDNSPSPIAAAPVFPQPLTTPPVSRPPAPTPVLPIVQIRPTVGVPQAIATPASPPIARPVISIQPSPQKVATVEGTAIEIPVPPPESAVLRPTGKSIPGVSRGSTPNRPAIPIFSAVVQPNPRSRSGGLSLPAPPPRQGENSSFGGQASIASPGLLPVPGSKIPIGNGDGKSIPPPPSFAVAAGLRYRVLVEPVDETQAAQIQTLVPGAFTTVVQGRRFLQAGAFVDRAKARELMQLLVSHGFRATIQE, encoded by the coding sequence ATGACTTGTTCTCATTTAAAACGGCCTCAATCCTGGCCGTCAGATACGCTGCCATGGTGGCTGCTGCCAGCCCTGATTTTGCAGGGAACTGGTCTGACTGGGGCGAGCCTGTTCACTTTTACCCTGCTGATGGGGTATGGCGGGGGTGCGATCGCCCAACCCTCCTCTCCCATGCTGATTGCACAAAGCTTTTCGGTCCGCCAAAGCAGCTCCACTATCACCCTGGTCTACGTCAACTCCACGTCTGGCAGTGACGTGACCGGTAATGGGTCTGAGCAACTACCCTTCAAGACCATTACCCATGCGTTGCGATTGGCTCGTCCCAATTCGGTCATTCTGCTGGCTTCAGGGTTTTACAGTGTCGAAACGGGGGAGAAATTTCCCCTGGAACTCAAACCAGGGGTGACGATTCAAGGGGATCCACGACTCCATGGTCGGGGAACTTTAATCTACGGCGGCGGAAACTACACCAGCCCCACCTTGGGGAATCAGAATATCACCCTGTTGGGAGTCAACGGTGCTGGATTGACCGGTGTCACGGTCACCAATCCCAATACCAGTGGCTATGGTCTTTGGATTGAATCTGCCAGCCCCATAATTGTGGACAACACATTCATGGGCAATAAAAGAGACGGCATTTCGATCGCAGGCCAGAGTGCTCCGGTGATTCAGGGTAATCATTTCTATCAGAATGGGGCCCAGGGCATTACCCTGCAGAGCAATACCCCGGCTGCCCTACGATCGGGCAATGTAGCACCGACCCCCAGTCCAGGGGCCTTGCAGCCTCAGGCTGTTCAAGTCAGCGTTTCTCCAGCCTCCCTCCAGGTCCGTACCCCTAAACCTCAAGGGGTTGGCAATAGCAGCAGTCCAAATGAGATCAAGGCCACCTCTTTCCCCGTACCCACGATGCTGTCTGGGGACAATTCGCCCAGTCCGATCGCAGCAGCTCCTGTCTTCCCACAGCCCCTAACCACACCGCCAGTCAGCCGACCTCCAGCCCCCACCCCGGTGTTGCCCATTGTGCAAATCAGGCCAACCGTGGGTGTTCCTCAGGCCATCGCTACGCCAGCTTCGCCGCCCATCGCCCGTCCTGTGATATCAATTCAACCATCCCCGCAGAAGGTTGCGACCGTAGAAGGGACTGCGATCGAGATTCCAGTTCCCCCCCCTGAGTCTGCTGTCCTTCGGCCTACAGGCAAGTCAATCCCTGGCGTCAGTCGTGGTTCCACCCCGAATCGGCCTGCGATTCCCATTTTCAGTGCTGTGGTTCAGCCCAACCCCCGATCCAGATCAGGAGGGTTATCTCTGCCAGCTCCACCGCCCCGCCAAGGAGAAAATTCCAGCTTTGGGGGGCAAGCAAGCATTGCTTCTCCAGGGTTGCTTCCGGTTCCAGGCTCTAAGATTCCGATCGGAAATGGGGATGGTAAAAGCATTCCCCCTCCACCCTCTTTTGCAGTGGCAGCAGGGCTACGTTATCGGGTTCTGGTTGAACCTGTGGATGAAACTCAGGCAGCCCAGATCCAGACCCTGGTTCCAGGTGCATTTACAACGGTGGTTCAGGGTCGTCGCTTCTTACAGGCAGGTGCCTTTGTTGATCGGGCTAAAGCCCGTGAGCTGATGCAGTTGCTGGTCAGCCATGGCTTCAGAGCAACGATTCAGGAATAA
- a CDS encoding thiamine phosphate synthase, producing MGDKYDWIGSGSPEVARILDANLDRAREGLRVIEEWCRFGLNHGEFTQACKHLRQEVADWHSPEIRTFRNTPGDLGTELTHPQEAIRSTVPQILQVNFARVQEALRVLEEYGKLVSPDMGSAFKRMRYRVYTLESHLAIYPRRSKLLQARLYLVTAPTENLIAVVESALQGGLTLVQYRDKQVDSRVLLDNSQRLCQLCHQYGALFIVNDRPDIAAAVDADGVHLGQQDLTIAAARKILGPDRIIGRSTTNPDEMAQAIAEGADYIGVGPVYETPTKAGKAAAGTAYVRHAVAHATVPWFAIGGIDLTNLPEVLAAGAERVAVVRAIMQAEVPNQITQTFLTHLSPTPPL from the coding sequence ATGGGCGACAAGTACGACTGGATTGGGTCTGGTTCACCAGAAGTTGCTCGTATTCTGGATGCCAACCTGGATCGGGCCCGGGAAGGACTGCGGGTGATTGAGGAGTGGTGTCGGTTTGGCCTCAATCATGGTGAATTTACACAAGCGTGTAAACATTTGCGTCAGGAGGTGGCGGACTGGCACAGCCCTGAAATTCGGACCTTTCGTAACACACCGGGGGATCTGGGTACGGAACTGACCCACCCTCAGGAAGCGATCCGATCGACGGTGCCCCAGATCCTCCAGGTCAACTTTGCTCGCGTTCAGGAAGCCCTACGGGTTCTGGAGGAATATGGCAAGCTCGTCTCTCCAGATATGGGCTCAGCCTTTAAACGGATGCGCTATCGGGTGTATACCCTGGAAAGCCACTTGGCCATCTATCCTCGTCGATCGAAACTGTTGCAGGCCCGACTGTATCTGGTCACGGCCCCTACGGAGAACCTGATTGCCGTCGTAGAATCCGCCCTGCAAGGGGGCTTAACCCTGGTTCAATATCGTGATAAACAGGTGGATAGTCGAGTGCTCCTGGATAATTCCCAACGGCTCTGCCAGCTCTGCCACCAATATGGGGCATTATTTATCGTCAACGATCGCCCGGATATTGCAGCGGCTGTCGATGCGGATGGGGTGCATTTGGGCCAGCAGGACCTGACCATTGCCGCTGCCCGCAAAATCCTAGGGCCAGATCGCATCATCGGTCGCTCTACCACCAACCCGGACGAAATGGCCCAGGCAATCGCCGAAGGCGCAGACTATATCGGGGTGGGACCAGTCTATGAAACCCCCACCAAAGCCGGTAAAGCGGCGGCTGGCACCGCCTACGTGCGCCATGCCGTTGCCCATGCAACCGTTCCCTGGTTTGCGATCGGAGGCATTGACCTGACCAATCTCCCGGAAGTCCTGGCTGCCGGGGCAGAACGGGTGGCTGTCGTGCGGGCCATCATGCAAGCCGAGGTTCCTAACCAGATTACCCAGACCTTCCTCACCCACCTGTCCCCGACCCCACCCCTTTAG
- the thiS gene encoding sulfur carrier protein ThiS yields MIETPTMPDLSSLQTDHITLQVNGEPKTCAPNTNLPALLQQMGLNPRLVAVEYNGEILHRQFWETTLIQSDDRLEIVTIVGGG; encoded by the coding sequence ATGATAGAAACCCCTACCATGCCTGACCTTTCATCCCTTCAGACCGATCACATTACCCTACAGGTCAATGGCGAACCGAAGACCTGCGCTCCCAATACCAATCTGCCCGCTCTATTGCAACAGATGGGACTCAATCCCCGACTGGTTGCGGTGGAATACAATGGGGAGATCCTGCATCGGCAGTTCTGGGAGACCACGCTGATCCAATCGGACGATCGCCTGGAAATTGTGACGATCGTCGGTGGCGGCTGA
- a CDS encoding DUF1517 domain-containing protein: MKKKLLAAIKSLVKPLLTIGLVLALVFGQADGAMAARSGGRMGGGSFRMPSRSYSAPSRTYSAPRGVYPGGGYYPGGGGFGFPFLIPLFGFGGGFGGLFSILIFMAIAGFLVRSFRQIASGSSEDYNAVSSPIASIAQVQVGLLASARTLQADLDRIAQNANTGSSAGLAQALQETTLSLLRHPEYWVYGGAQSQQARLEAAEAQFNRLALAERSKFTEETLTNVNSQLTLKSAQSSTLAVAEKGGALTDVEGPGEYIIATILVGAMGNLQLPVINSSEDLRRALSQIGAISSDRLLALEVLWAPQAEGDTLTSEDVITQYPTLKLV, encoded by the coding sequence ATGAAAAAGAAACTTCTTGCAGCAATTAAGTCCCTGGTTAAACCCCTCCTGACGATTGGCCTGGTACTGGCCTTGGTCTTTGGCCAGGCCGATGGGGCAATGGCGGCTCGTAGTGGTGGCAGAATGGGGGGCGGATCTTTCCGGATGCCCAGCCGATCCTACTCGGCTCCCAGTCGCACCTACTCGGCTCCTCGCGGTGTTTATCCCGGTGGCGGCTACTACCCCGGTGGCGGTGGCTTTGGCTTCCCCTTCCTGATTCCCTTGTTCGGTTTCGGGGGTGGATTTGGGGGGCTGTTCTCAATCCTGATTTTCATGGCGATCGCGGGTTTCCTGGTTCGGAGCTTCCGGCAAATCGCCTCTGGAAGCAGTGAAGACTACAATGCGGTGAGCAGTCCGATAGCGTCGATCGCCCAGGTTCAGGTGGGGTTGCTAGCCAGTGCCCGTACCCTACAGGCTGATCTGGATCGGATTGCTCAGAATGCCAACACCGGGTCTTCAGCGGGGCTGGCCCAGGCATTACAGGAAACTACCCTATCCCTGCTGCGCCATCCCGAATACTGGGTTTACGGAGGGGCGCAATCTCAGCAGGCCCGTTTGGAGGCTGCAGAAGCCCAGTTTAACCGGTTAGCCTTGGCTGAACGCAGTAAGTTCACAGAAGAGACGCTGACGAATGTGAACAGTCAGTTGACCCTGAAATCTGCCCAGAGTTCAACCCTGGCGGTGGCTGAAAAGGGTGGAGCCCTGACGGATGTTGAGGGTCCGGGTGAGTACATCATCGCTACGATCCTGGTCGGAGCGATGGGTAATCTCCAGTTACCCGTGATCAACTCCTCTGAAGATCTGCGACGAGCCCTGAGCCAGATTGGAGCAATTTCCAGCGATCGTCTGCTGGCCCTGGAAGTGCTGTGGGCTCCCCAGGCTGAAGGGGATACCCTAACCTCTGAGGATGTGATTACCCAATATCCGACGCTGAAGCTGGTCTAA
- a CDS encoding PspA/IM30 family protein has protein sequence MGLFDRVSRVVRANVNDLVSKAEDPEKILEQAIIDMQEDLVQLRQAVASAIASQKRTQQQYNQAQTESNNWQQRAQLALQKGDENLAREALTRKKTYTETANALKSQLDQQVAQVDQLKRNLIAVEGKISEAKTKKDMLKARVSAAKANEQLQNTVGRMGTSTAMSAFERMEEKVLQMEARSQAAAELAGSNLESQFAALEAGSGVDDELAAMKAQLLGGTSANQAQLPAGGVSTTAPKDAAVDAELEALKNQLDQL, from the coding sequence ATGGGATTATTCGACCGTGTTAGCCGGGTGGTCAGGGCTAACGTAAATGACCTCGTCAGCAAGGCAGAAGACCCTGAAAAGATTTTGGAACAGGCCATCATCGATATGCAGGAGGACCTGGTGCAGTTGCGTCAGGCTGTTGCCAGTGCGATCGCCAGTCAGAAACGGACTCAGCAGCAATACAATCAGGCCCAAACGGAGTCGAACAACTGGCAGCAGCGGGCACAACTGGCTCTGCAGAAGGGGGATGAAAACCTGGCCCGTGAGGCTCTGACCCGCAAGAAGACCTATACCGAGACGGCCAATGCTCTGAAATCGCAACTGGATCAGCAGGTTGCTCAGGTGGATCAACTGAAGCGGAACCTGATTGCTGTTGAAGGCAAAATCTCTGAGGCCAAGACCAAGAAGGATATGCTCAAAGCCAGGGTTTCTGCGGCCAAAGCCAATGAACAGTTGCAGAACACCGTGGGCCGGATGGGCACCAGCACGGCCATGTCTGCCTTTGAGCGGATGGAAGAAAAGGTATTGCAGATGGAGGCCCGCTCCCAGGCTGCTGCTGAACTGGCCGGTTCAAACCTGGAATCTCAATTCGCAGCTTTAGAAGCTGGCAGTGGCGTGGACGATGAGCTGGCTGCGATGAAGGCCCAACTCTTGGGAGGTACTTCTGCAAATCAGGCTCAACTACCTGCCGGTGGTGTTTCTACAACAGCGCCTAAAGATGCCGCCGTTGATGCTGAACTGGAAGCCTTAAAGAATCAACTGGATCAGTTGTAA
- a CDS encoding thioredoxin family protein: protein MNKAEATMTGSVITISDADFETQVLQSDAPLVLAYFWASWCGPCRLVAPSVEWAAHEYSDRLKVVKIEVKPNLQSVAHCKVEGLPALRLFRQGEILDSFEGAFTRQKLVEFVENHF from the coding sequence ATGAACAAAGCAGAGGCTACCATGACCGGCAGTGTGATCACAATTTCCGATGCCGACTTTGAAACTCAAGTTCTCCAGTCAGATGCTCCCCTGGTGCTGGCCTATTTTTGGGCATCTTGGTGTGGTCCCTGTCGTCTGGTCGCCCCCTCGGTAGAATGGGCAGCCCACGAGTACAGCGATCGCCTCAAGGTGGTTAAGATAGAAGTCAAGCCCAATCTTCAATCCGTGGCTCACTGTAAAGTCGAAGGGCTTCCCGCTTTACGTCTGTTCCGCCAGGGGGAGATTTTGGATTCCTTCGAGGGCGCATTTACTCGTCAGAAACTGGTCGAATTTGTCGAAAATCATTTTTAA